One part of the Actinomycetota bacterium genome encodes these proteins:
- a CDS encoding wax ester/triacylglycerol synthase family O-acyltransferase, giving the protein MAERLSALDVQFLLLEKPNVHYHVAGLSILDPSTRPGGPDGFFEDLKRLYRERQHLIPRFRQKVMFVPFGAGRPVWVDDPDFDLDFHFRKGAVPKPGGKKELSDYVQRIHSRPLDRSKSLWEMYFIEGLEDDHVAVLHKAHHAMIDGMSGMDLATVLFDLGPEPRVVDPEPYEPEPAPSRRELLFDTLREQVTHPVRSAIGNIGLAVRAPEIILQQIQQTVSGFGSILSAGAPPNSPFNRPVGPNRRFAMTEAPVADFKAIKNALGGTVNDVVLATVATALHRFLKRRGEPTQGLSLRAMVPVSTRDESQKMALGNQVTSIFVDLPVGPMDATSRLRAITATTKDLKQSHQAVAAGALMNIGTWAPPTLHGLAARAVARQRLLNLVISNVPGPQIPIYLAGAKLLATYPVMPLGETLALAIALTSLAGTMAFGITSDWDSMPDIDDFAADMSAAILELKKAAGV; this is encoded by the coding sequence ATGGCAGAGCGACTCTCCGCACTCGACGTCCAGTTCCTCCTGCTCGAGAAGCCGAACGTCCACTACCACGTGGCCGGCCTCTCGATCCTCGATCCGTCGACCCGGCCGGGTGGCCCGGACGGCTTCTTCGAGGATCTCAAGCGCCTGTACCGCGAGCGTCAGCACCTGATCCCACGCTTCCGTCAGAAGGTGATGTTCGTGCCGTTCGGCGCCGGGCGGCCGGTCTGGGTGGACGACCCGGACTTCGATCTCGACTTCCATTTCCGCAAGGGCGCGGTGCCGAAGCCCGGCGGCAAGAAGGAGCTGTCCGACTACGTGCAGCGGATCCATTCACGCCCGCTCGACCGTTCGAAGTCGCTGTGGGAGATGTACTTCATCGAGGGGCTCGAGGACGACCACGTCGCCGTGCTCCACAAGGCGCACCACGCGATGATCGACGGCATGAGCGGCATGGACCTCGCGACCGTCCTGTTCGACCTCGGCCCCGAGCCGCGCGTCGTCGACCCCGAGCCCTACGAGCCGGAGCCGGCGCCGAGCCGGCGCGAGCTGCTCTTCGACACGCTGCGAGAGCAGGTCACGCACCCGGTTCGCTCCGCGATCGGGAATATCGGGCTGGCCGTGCGCGCGCCGGAGATCATCCTCCAGCAGATCCAACAGACGGTTTCCGGGTTCGGCTCGATCCTCTCCGCCGGCGCGCCGCCGAACAGTCCGTTCAACCGCCCGGTCGGCCCGAACCGGCGTTTCGCGATGACCGAGGCGCCGGTCGCGGACTTCAAGGCGATCAAGAACGCGCTGGGAGGAACGGTCAACGACGTGGTGCTCGCGACCGTCGCGACCGCGTTGCACCGGTTCCTGAAACGCCGCGGCGAACCCACGCAGGGTTTGTCGTTGCGGGCGATGGTCCCCGTGTCCACGCGCGACGAGTCGCAGAAGATGGCGCTCGGCAATCAGGTCACGTCCATCTTCGTGGATCTTCCCGTCGGCCCGATGGACGCGACCTCGCGGCTGCGCGCGATCACGGCCACGACCAAGGACCTCAAGCAGTCGCACCAGGCGGTCGCGGCCGGAGCGCTGATGAACATCGGAACCTGGGCGCCGCCGACGCTCCATGGTCTCGCCGCAAGAGCGGTCGCCCGGCAGCGGCTGCTCAACCTGGTCATCTCGAACGTGCCCGGACCGCAGATCCCGATCTACCTCGCCGGCGCGAAGCTGCTGGCTACGTATCCGGTGATGCCGCTGGGCGAGACGCTCGCGCTCGCGATCGCGTTGACGAGCCTCGCCGGGACCATGGCGTTCGGCATCACGAGCGATTGGGACTCGATGCCAGACATCGACGACTTCGCCGCAGACATGAGCGCCGCGATCCTGGAACTCAAGAAAGCGGCGGGGGTCTGA
- a CDS encoding diacylglycerol kinase family protein gives MSSPFGRAHIIINPRAGRGAVERGWPEVKRVLDEGGVEHDVTITEQPGHATEAARRAIDAGCTFVVAVGGDGTVHEVVNGLMNEEGPRNPATVLGVVAAGSGCDFVKTFGLPQDPAEAAGHLLGDNLWGKIDVGRIRCTGRDGNPHTRWFANIADAGIGAEIVDATTRMPKFLGASVYRLAALKGIATFKARPARIVMNGRETRGKHREDETLSEVSNDGVFSMLVVANGQFFGGGMRVAPRATPGDGLFDVQISHGPKGESVKAMQKMFKGEHLPSPFIKEFLATSVTVDGDDKILIEADGEVVGTTPATFDIVPDAIPMKV, from the coding sequence ATGTCTTCCCCTTTCGGGCGCGCTCACATCATCATCAATCCCCGGGCCGGTCGCGGCGCGGTCGAACGAGGCTGGCCCGAGGTCAAGCGCGTCCTCGACGAGGGCGGCGTCGAACACGACGTAACGATCACCGAGCAACCGGGGCACGCGACCGAGGCGGCGCGGCGCGCGATCGACGCGGGCTGCACCTTCGTCGTCGCGGTCGGGGGTGACGGGACCGTTCATGAGGTCGTTAACGGCCTCATGAACGAGGAAGGACCGCGGAACCCGGCGACCGTCCTCGGCGTGGTGGCGGCCGGAAGCGGCTGCGATTTCGTCAAGACATTCGGCCTGCCCCAGGATCCCGCCGAGGCCGCGGGACATCTGCTCGGCGACAACCTGTGGGGGAAGATCGACGTCGGCCGGATCCGCTGTACGGGCCGCGACGGCAACCCGCACACGCGCTGGTTCGCCAACATCGCCGACGCGGGGATCGGTGCCGAGATCGTCGACGCCACGACGAGGATGCCGAAGTTCCTCGGCGCGTCCGTCTACCGGCTCGCCGCACTCAAAGGGATCGCGACGTTCAAGGCTCGCCCCGCGCGGATCGTCATGAACGGCCGCGAGACCCGCGGCAAGCATCGCGAGGACGAGACCCTCTCGGAGGTCTCCAACGATGGCGTCTTCTCGATGCTCGTGGTCGCGAACGGCCAGTTCTTCGGCGGCGGGATGCGCGTCGCTCCACGCGCGACGCCGGGAGACGGCCTGTTCGACGTCCAGATCTCTCATGGGCCGAAAGGGGAGTCCGTCAAGGCGATGCAGAAGATGTTCAAGGGAGAGCATCTCCCGAGCCCGTTCATCAAAGAGTTCCTCGCGACGAGCGTGACGGTCGACGGGGACGACAAGATCTTGATCGAGGCCGACGGCGAGGTCGTCGGCACCACACCCGCCACCTTCGACATCGTTCCCGACGCGATCCCGATGAAGGTTTGA